The Jiangella alba genome includes the window GTCGGCCAGGAACACCTCGGTGGCGGCGTCGAGGATCGCCCGGTGCTTGCGGGCCGACCGGGTCTCGTCCTGGGGTACGCTCATGGAAGGACTTTACTACACGGTTTAGTTTAGGAGGCGGCTCATGGGCCGGATCATCGTCATCGAGAACGTCAGCCTGGACGGCGTCATGCAGGCGCCGGCCGCGCCGCAGGAGGACACCCGCGGCGGCTTCGCCCACGGCGGCTGGGGCGCACCATACGCCGACGAGGTCGCGATGCGGGAGATGAGCGAGGGGATGGCGCAGGGCGAGCAGGGCGGTCCGCTGCTGTTCGGCCGCGTCACGTACCAGCAGTTCGAGGGGTTCTGGCCGAAGCAGACCGACGGCAACCCGTTCACGCCGGTGCTGAACGCCGCCACCAAGTACGTCGTGTCCAGCACCCTGAGCGAGCCGCTGACCTGGGAGAACTCCGTCCTCGTCCGCGGCGGCGAGCTGGCCGCCGTCAAGGAGCGCGAGCCGCGCGACATCGGCGTGCTGGGCAGCGGCGAACTGGTGCAGACGCTGCTCCGCCTCGACCTCGTCGACCGCTTCGTCCTGTCCATCCATCCGCTCGTCCTCGGCGACGGCGCCCGGCTCTTCCGCGACGGCGCCCAGCTGGCGGCGTTCGACCTGGTGAAGTCGGTGCCGACCACGACCGGCGTCATCATCGCGACGTACGACCGCGCCCGCTGAGCCGGGGCTCTCGGCGGGTGTGCGGGCCGCTTTGCAATGAGCACGAATACGCACCGGTGCGTATCGGTGCTCATTGCAAAGGGATGTGATCGGGTCAGGCGACGGCGGCGCGGGCGACGTTCGGCCACGAGCGACTCGGGTGACACCAGGAGGTCTCGATACAGCCTCTCCGCGACGAGAAGCCCTGGCTGCTGCCGTGCACGAAGGAGCACACGCGCGGTGAGAGCCCGGCTCTCACCGTGGCGACCGGGCTGATGACCGAGCCCGTCCGTCTCGAGCGACCCTGAGCCGCACGAGGCCGTCGTCAGGCGACGGCGGCGCGGGCGACGTTCGGCCACGAGCGACTCGGTGACACCAGGAAGGTCTCGATACAGCCTCTCCGCGACGAGAAGCCTGGCTGCTGCCGTGCACGAAGGAGCACATGCGCGGTGAGAGTCCGGCTCTGACCGTGGCGACCGGGCTGGTGACCCGAGCCCGTCCGTCTCGAGCGACCCTGAGCCGCACGAGGCCGTCGTCAGGTGACGGCGGCGCGGGCGACGTTCTCGGGGCGGCGGTGCTCGCCGGCGGCCAGGACGGCGGCCATGTGCTCGACCGCGTCGTACACGTCGGCGAAGCGGGTGTAGAGCGGCGCGACGCCGAAGCGGGCGAGGTCGGGCTCGCGGAAGTCGCCGACGACGCGGCGGGCGACGAGGGCCTGCACGAACCCGTACGCCTCGGGCAGCCGCAGGCACAGCTGCGAGCCGCGGGCGGCGTGGTCGCGCGGTACCTCGGCCTCGACGCCGAACGACGCGAGCCGCTCAGCCGCGAGCGTCAGGAACAGGTCGGTGAGCGCCAGCGACTTGCGCCGCACGTCCGCCATCGCGACGCCGTCGAACGCGTCCAGCGCGGTGTCGAGGACCGCCGTCCCGATGACCGGCGTCGTGCCGCTGAGCAGCCGCCGCACGCCGTCGGCCGGCCGGTAGTCGCGTTCCAGCGCGAACGGTGTCGCGTGCCCGAACCAGCCGGTGATCGGCTGCTCGACGACGCCCAGCCAGCGCGGCGCGACGTAGCCGAACGCGGGCGCGCCGGGCCCGCCGTTGAGGTACTTGTAGCCGCAGCCCACGGCGAGGTCGGCGGCCCACCCGGCGAGGTCGACGGCGACGGCGCCGGCTGAGTGGCAGAGGTCCCAGAGCACCACGGCGCCGGCGTCGTGCACCGCCCGGGTGACGGCGGCGCCGTCGTGCATGCGCCCCAGCCGGTAGTCGACGTGGCAGAGCGAGACGACGGCGACGTCGTCGTCCAGGACGTCGCTCAACGGCTCCGACGAGGCGGACCACCAGCGCACCGACAGGCCGAGCAGCCGCGCGACGCCGTCGATGACGTAGGAGTCGGTGGGGAAGTTGCCCGGTTCGGTGACGACGACCCGGCGGTCCGGCCGCAGCCGCGCGCCCGCCACCAGCAGCTTGAACAGTTGCACGCTGGTGGAGTCGCCGACGGTGACGGTGCCGGGCTCGGCGCCGAGCAGCCGCTCGAGCTTCGCGCCGACCGTCGCCGGGAGGTCGTACCAGCCGTGCGCGTTCCACGACGTGATGAGGTCGTCGCGCCACTCGGCGCCGACCAGCCGGCCCACCCGCTCGGCCACGCCGCGGGGCAGCGGGCCGAGCGAGTTGCCGTCGAGGTAGATCAGCCCGTCCGGCAGGTCGAACCGGTCGCGCAGCCGCGCCAGCGGGTCGTCGCGGTCGAGGGCCTCGGCGTCGGTGCGCTCCATGAGCGCAGCGTACGACGATCTCAGCCCACCGCCCGCTCCAGCGCGGAGGCCAGCAGCCCGTCCGCGACGCCGGGCCAGTCGCCGCCGGACGGGTCGCCCATGCCAGTGAACCCGACCGCCACGACGATGTTGCCCGCCCGGGCGATGCCGACGTTGGCGGTCGTCCACTCCGAGCCCTGGTCGTCCGGGCCCGGGTCGTTCCGGACGGCCCAGACGACGGCGTCGTCGGCGCCGGCCACGTCGACGGCGACCGGCTCGCCCACCGTCTGCACGCGGTCCGCCCCCACGTCGCCGCACTGCTCCGGCAGCGACGTGTGCGCGGCGACCGCCCGGAACGCCGCGTCGGCGTCGGGCAGCAGCCCCACCCATTCGTAGAGCGACGCGTCGAGGTCGTGGTTGTAGCCGAGCGCGGCGACGGTGATCGCGCCGTAGTCCATCGGGTCCTGCAGGCACGGCGCCGCGCCGAAGTCGATGTCCATCTCCGGCCGCCGGACGAACCCGGTGGCGGTGCCGACGGTGGCGACGTCGGCCTCGGTGAGGAACGGGTCGTCGGCGAGCTCGTGCGGGCCGTACTCCGGCATCGTCGGGTCGCCGGTCGGCGGATCGCCGGTCGCGTCGCCGGTGGGGTCGCCGGTCGGCGCCTCCGTGGGCTCGTCGCTCGCGCCGGGACCCGGGCCGGCGCCGACACCGGTGCCGGCGAGGTCGGCCAGGGCCGGGTCGCTCACGCAGGACGTGCCGAACACGGTGGAGCACATCCGTTCGGCCGCGGCGACCGGCAGGGCGGTGTCGATCTCGCCGCCGGCGGTGTTCTCCTGCGGTTCGGCGCGCGCCGTGACGCTGACGAGGTCCTGGTAGCGGACCAGCGAGATCGTCACCGCCTCGGAGCCGGGCACGGACGGGTCCACGTAGTAGCGGACCATCAGGCCCTCGTCGCCGACACCGTCGAGCGCGTACTCGTCGGTGACCACCGGCAGGTCGTCGGCGCCGCGGTCGGGCAGGCAGGTCTGCAACTGGTCCCAGAGGCCCTGCAGCGACGGGTCGGCGCCGAACCGGGCGAGATCCTGGCGCACCGCGAGGCCGTCGGGCGCCGCGAAGGTGACGTCGGCGCGCTCGGTGATGGCGCTGATGCGAGGAAGTTCGTCGCCGGGGTCGCAGGAGAGCCCGGTCAGCCGCTCGTCCTGCCGCTGCCACCCGTCCGTCTGCGTGGCGGCGGCGACGTCGTCGGCCGTGAGCAGCGCGTCGCCCAGGTCGGTCGCCGCGGTCGTCGGCGCCTCCGTGGTCAGCGTCGACAGGCTGGCCGGCGGCGCCGGTTCGGGTGACGTGCCGAGGCCGGCCGGGTTGATGACGAGCACACCGGCCGCGACCGCCGCCACGCCGGCCAGCACGCCGCCGGTGACCTGGTGCCGGGTCCGCCGTGCGCCGCGCCGCCGGGCCGCCGACGGGCCCGGCAGCGAGACGCCGTCGAGGTCGGCGGACAGGCCGGTGAGCCGCCGGCCCAGTTCGTCGTCCGGTCCTGCCGTCACGACGCTTCACCTCCCGCCGGTAATCCCGCGGCGTCGCCGCTGTCGGTGAGCAGGTGTGCCAGCGCCGCCCGCCCCCGCGACAGGCGCGCCTTGATGGTCCCCGACGGCGCGCCCGTCTCGGCCGCGATGTCGTCGACGCTCATCCCGACCAGGTGGTGCAGGACGATCGCCTGCCGCTGGCTCTCCGGGATCTGCTTGAGCGCCGTGACCAGCGCGACGTGGTCGGGGTCAGGCGACGGCGAGTGGTCCGGCACTCCGTGCTTGACCAGCGCCGTGACGCCGTTCTTCGCCTTGCGCCAGCGGCTGGCGGCGATGCGCCAGGCGACGGTGCGGATCCAGGCCTCCGGGCTGCTCGCCTGGCTGACCGTCTTCCACCGCTGCCACGCCCGGGCGTACGCCTCCTGCGTGCACTCCTGTGCGTCGGCGAGGTTGCCGGTCATGGCGTACATCTGGTGCAGGACGCGGCGGTGGGTGGCGTTGTAGAACTCGTCGAAGTCGGTGCTGTCGGCGGCCATCTCGTCACCCCCCGATCCGCTGTGCGGCGAGGTCGATCAGCTGCCGCATCTGGTCGGGCGTGAGCTCGTCGCCGATCAGACCGTAGTAGACGGCCGTGACGACGTTCCCGCTGACGGCGGCGCCGTAGAGCCAGGACGTCCCGTACTCGGTGTTCGTCAGCTGCCAGCTGGTGCCGTCGTAGCCGTCGCCGCTGACCGTGCCGGTGTTCTCGACGACGTCGCCCGGCTGGGTGGCCTGCTCGGCCTCCGCCGCCAGCGCGTCGTAGTGGGCCCGGGCCGACGCGGCGTCCGGAAAGGTCGCCCGGAACTGCGCGAGCTGGGCGCCGCCGATGTCCTCCGGATCGGAGTAGTCGCGCCGCTCGAGCGACTCGGCGCCGTCGGCGAACGGGTCGCGCATCAGGCCGACGAAGCCGTAGTCGGCCATCCCGATCTCGGTGGAGTCGGCCACCTCGCTGCCCGCGGTGAGATCGGTCAGGCCCGCCTCGGCGACGTCGTCGGCGGTCAGCCAGCCGTCGAGGTCGCCGACCGGCTCGGGGTAGAGCTGCTCGCGCTGCGGCTGCGCCGGGCACTCGGTGTCCACGACCGCGCACAGCCGGCTGATCGCCTCGACCGCGTCGTTCGTCTGCGGGACGCCGTTGTAGTCCTGGCCCTCGCCGCCACGGATGACGATCTCGACGAAGTCGCCGGCCCGGGTCAGGGTCGCCTCCACGTAGGTCGCGGTCTCCTCGGTGTTCGGCGGCCCCTGCCAGGCCAGCAGGTACGTCTCGTCGCCCACCCCGGTGACCTGCCACACCTGGATGAGGCTGTTCTCGCCGCCGTCGGCGCACGAGGTGATGCCGTCGCGCAACTCGGCGAGGCGGGCCTCGGCGTCCGGCCCGGCCGGCTCGACGATGTGCTCGACCCGGTAGTAGTCGTCGACCTGGAACGCGATCGCGGCCGCGTCCGACCCGGCGGCCGGCATGCACGGCAGCCAGCTGTCGCCCGTGGGGACCTCGACCCAGTCGGACGGGGACTCCTGGCCGCGGACCAGGTACTCGAGGTCGATCAGCGTGCCGGGCGGCACGGCCAGCGAGCCGGACCCGCCGCCGTCCTGGCCGCCGCCGTCGGGGCTCTCGTCGCTGGTGGGGTCGGAACTGGGCGGCGTCGTCGGCGGCGGGGTGGTCGGCGTCGGCGGCGTCGTGGTGGGGATGGTCGTGGGGGTGGGGGAGTCGGTGGGGGTCCCGGCCGGGTCCGGAGACGCGACGAAGTCGGGCGGGCTGACCGCGAACACGCCCAGCGCCACCGCCGCCACCCCGGCCAGCACACCGCCGGTGACCTGGTTGCGGGTCCGCTGCGCGGCACGGCGCCGCGCGGCGGCCGGCCCGGGCAGCGATACGCCCCCTAGGTCCGATTCGAGCGACGACAAGCGCCGGGAAAGGCTGTCGTCGAGGCTGTCAGACACGGTGGCCTCCGGTGAGTGCGGCGATGTCGCCGGGGAGAATGCGAGTCAGGGTGGCATGCGCCTTCGCGAGGCGGTTCTCGACGGTCGCGACGGACGTTCCGGTCTCGGCCGCGATGTCGGCGACGGCCGCACCGGCGAGATACCGGACGACGATCGCGTAGCGCTGTTTCTCCGGCAGCCGGAGCAGCGCCGCGACGAGGTCCGCGGACCCGGTGCCGGGTGGCGCCGCCGCCAGCCGCCCGCCGCGCCGCCACCGTCCCGACGCCAGCCGCCAGGCGGTGCCGCGGACCCAGGCTTCCGGGCTGGTCGCGGCCGTGACGGCGGGCCAGTGGCGCCAGGCCCGCGCGTACGCCTCCTGGGTGCACTCGCGGGCCCGGCCGAGGTCTCCGGTCAGCGCGTAGAGCTGGTGCAGCACACGCCGGCTCGTGGCGTCGTAGAACGCGTCGAACTCCGCGGGCTCGCGCATGCCGAAACCTCCCTTGTGCCCGTCGATCTCCGCTTACACCCAGGAGGACTCGTGAGTGCGCTCCACGGTTGCACGACTTATTCGGTGATCGGGCGCGTTTCCTCGTATTCCGATCATCGAAATAGCAGCTGATCAGGGCATGACCGGCGTGGTGCCGCCGATTCGCGCGCCCTTTGCGGTGACGATGGAGACGTGGCCGACCTGCTGACCCGACCGCTGCTCCGGCGCGATGAGCCGGCGTGGGGGTCGCGGGTCCCGTGGCTGGCGGCCATCGTCGCGACGGCCTGGGCGCTGCTGGCCGGGTTCGCCCTGTGCGTGCTGCCGGGCGTGGCGGTGTGGATCGCCGAGGGCGCGGTCGGCCCGCTGGGCGATCCGCTGCGGTTCGCCTCCCAGGCCTGGCTGACGGCGCACCACGCCGGCCTCGACGTCGGCGGCGGGTCGTTCACGCTGGCCCCGCTCGGCCTCACGCTGCTGTTCGTGCTGCTGCTGCACCGGTCGGCCAGGTGGGCGGCGCACTCGGCCGGGGTCGCGACGTCGCGCGGCGCGGTCGCCGTCGTCGTGCCGGCCGTGGTCACGTACGTCGTGGGCGCGGGGATCATCGCGGCGCTGTCGACCAGCCACGACGTCGCGGGCGACCCGTTCGAGGCCGTCCTGTGGGCGGCGCTGTGGTCGGGCGCCGCCGTGACGACCGGGGTGGCGCACGAATCCGGACTGCTGGCCGACTGGTGGTGGCGGGTGCCACCTCTGATGCGCGCGGCACTGGCCGGCGCGGGCGTGGCGGTGGCGGGGCTGGTCGGTGTGGGCGCTGTGCTGATGGGGGTCAGCCTCGTCGCCCACACCGGCCGGATCGGGGACCTCGCCACCGCCCTGGACGCCGGCCCGCTCGGCGCGACGCTGCTGATCGTGGGCTGCGCGCTGCTGGTGCCGAACCTGGTGGTGTGGTCCGCGGCGTTCGCGCTCGGACCCGGCTTCGCGGTCGGGACGGCGACCTCGGTGGCGCCGGACGGGGTCACGCTCGGCCTGGTGCCCGCGGTCCCGGTGTTCGGCGCGCTGCCGTCGGACCTGCCCGGCTCGCTCACGTGGCTGGTGGTGGCCGGCCCGGTGCTGGCGGGCCTGCTGGCCGGGTTGATGGTGCACCGGCGGCTCGGCCCGGTCCCGGAGCCCGGCCTCGACGCCGACTTCGACGCCGACCCGGGCGAGGATGGCGGAGACGACGACGGCGGCGTGGCGCTGGGCCCGGCGCTCGGCGTGGCGGCCGGGGCCGGCGCGATCGCGGCGGTCGCGATGGCCGTGCTGGCGCTGCTGTCGGGCGGGTCGGCCGGCGCGGAGCGGCTGACGGCGCTCGGCCCGGTGCCGTGGGAGGTGGCGGCGGCGACGTTCGGCCTCGTCACGGTGCCCGCCCTCGTGGTCGTGCTGGTGCTGCGGTTCCGTCGCACACCGGCCGACGCGGCCGACGAGGACGAGGCGGACGAGGACGAGGACGAGGCGGACGACACGGAGCACACGGCGGACGGCGCGGCGCATGCGGCGGACGCCGACCCGGTGGACCGGGCCGCAACCACAGGAGAGGGTGAGCCGGTCCCCGTAAGAGAAGAGGAACCACCACCCCCGCCACCAGAGAACTAGGTCCGGGTATTGTCGCCGGGTGACCTGCCGGATCGTGGTGCTGGTCTCGGGTACCGGCAGCAACCTCGCCGCCCTGCTCGACGCGTGCGCCGACCCCTCCTACGGTGCGACGGTGGTGGCCGTCGGCGCCGACCGTGACGGTATCCGCGCCCTCGACCTCGCCGCCGAGGCCGGCGTGCCGACGTTCGTCGAGCGGGTGAAGGACCACCCCGAGCGCGCCGACTGGGACCGCACGCTGGCCGAGCGGACCGCCGAGCACGCCCCCGACCTCATCGTGTCGGCGGGCTTCCTCAAGCTGGTCGGGCCGGCCTTCCTGAGCCGGTTCGGCGACCGCTACCTCAACACCCACAACGCGCTGCTGCCGTCGTTCCCGGGCATCCACGGCCCCCGCGACGCGCTCGCCTACGGCGTCAAGGTCACCGGCGCCACGCTGTTCTTCGTCGACGAAGGGGTCGACACCGGCCCGATCGTCGCGCAGGTCGCCGTCCCGGTGCACGACGACGACACCGAGGACACCCTCACCGAGCGCATCAAGGTCGCCGAGCGCGCCCAGCTGGTCGACCACGTCGGCCGGCTGGCCCGCGAGGGCTGGACCATCACCGAGAGAAAGGTCACCATCCCGTGAGCGAGGCCCGTACGCCGATCCGGCGCGCGCTGATCAGCGTCTACGACAAGACGGGGCTGGAGGAGCTGGCCCGCGGCCTGCACGCGGCCGGTGTCGCGATCGTCTCGACGGGATCGACGGCGGCCCGCATCGCCGCCGCGGGCGTGCCGGTGACCGCCGTCGAGGAACTGACCGGGTTCCCCGAGTGCCTCGACGGCCGGGTCAAGACGCTGCACCCGAACGTGCACGCCGGCCTGCTCGCCGACGTCCGCCTGGAGAACCACCGCACCCAGCTCGACGAGTTGGGCATCGAGCCGTTCCAGCTGCTGGTGAGCAACCTGTACCCGTTCGCGCAGACGGTCGCCTCGGGCGCCGGCCCGGACGAGGTGATCGAGCAGATCGACATCGGCGGCCCGTCGATGGTCCGCGGCGCGGCGAAGAACCACGCCAACGTCGCCGTCGTCGTCGACCCCGCCCGCTACGGCGAGGTGCTGGCCGCCGTCGAGGCCGGCGGGTTCACGCTGGGCGAGCGGCAGCGGCTGGCGCTGCAGGCGTTCACCCACACCGCCACCTACGACGTGCACGTGGCGTCCTGGCTGGGCAGCGTCGTCGCGCCGCCGGCCGACGGCACCGTCTTCCCCGAGTGGGCCGGCGGCACGTGGGAGCGCAGCGCCGTCCTCCGGTACGGCGAGAACCCGCACCAGGCCGCGGCGCTCTACCGCAGCGGCTTCGGCGCGCCCGGGCTGGCCGGTGCGGAGCAGCTGCACGGCAAGGAGATGTCGTACAACAACTACGTCGACGCCGACGCCGCGTGGCGCTCGGCGCACGACTTCGCCGAGCCGGCCGTCGCGATCATCAAGCACGCCAACCCGTGCGGCATCGCCGTCGGCGCCGACATCGCCGACGCGCACCGCAAGGCCAACGCGACCGACCCGGTGTCGGCGTACGGCGGCGTCATCGCGGCGAACCGGCCGGTGACCGCCGAGGCGGCGGAGCTGATCGCGACCATCTTCACCGAGGTCGTCGTCGCGCCCGACTTCGAGCCCGGTGCGCTGGAGCTGCTGACGCAGAAGAAGAACGTGCGCCTGCTGCGGGTGGCGGGCTCGGCCGCCGCGCCGGTCGAGACCCGGTCGATCTCCGGTGGCCTGCTCATGCAGCAGGCCGACCGCGTCGACGCGCCCGGCGACGACCCCGCGACGTGGACGCTGGCCGCCGGTTCGCCGGCCGACGACGCGACGCTGGCCGATCTCGCGTTCGCCTGGCGGGCGGTGCGCTCGGTCAAGAGCAACGCGATCCTGCTGGCCAGCGGCGGCGCCGCCGTCGGCGTCGGCATGGGCCAGGTCAACCGCGTCGACTCCGCCCGGCTCGCGGTGACCCGCGCCGGCGACCGCGCCGCCGGCTCCGTCGGCGCCTCCGACGCGTTCTTCCCCTTCGCCGACGGCCTGCAGGTGCTCACCGACGCCGGCGTCCGCGCCATCGTCCAGCCGGGCGGCTCGGTGCGCGACGAGGAGGTCGTGGCGGCCGCCCGCGAGGCCGGCGTGACCATGTACTTCACCGGCACGCGGCACTTCTTCCACTGACCGTGTCCGCCGACGAGGTCGTGGCCGCCGCAGATCACGAGATCCCCGACCGCCGCCCGATCCAGGTCGGCCCGGGCGACGTCGTCGAGGTGGGCGAGCGCGACACGACCTGGCCGGCGTTCGTGTTCGTCACGACGCCGTCCGGGTCCGGCTGGGTGCCCGAACGGCAGCTGAGCGACGACCGGCCGCGGGCCACCGTCCTGCGGCACTACGACACCCAGGAGCTGCCGGTGAGCGCCGGAGAGGCGCTGACGGTCACGGCAGACGACCCCGAGTCGGGTTGGAGCTGGTGTGTCAACGCCGCTGGTCGAGCCGGGTGGGTGCCGCACTCGGCGCTCCGCCGTCGCGCCACGACCTGAGCAGGGCCGCGCAGGGCGGGACGCGGGCTGCCGGGCCAGGACGAACCGCCGATGGCCGCCGCGGCCCGCGGGGTAGGGTGACGAGCATGGCAGCCAAGAAGTCCGGCGGTAACGACGATCTCAAGGCCAAGATGCGCGAGGCCTTGGAGCGGAAGAAGTCCGCCGATCACGAGCACCCGGACGACCAAGCGTCCGGCACCGGCCCGTCCCACGAGGACGCGGCGAAGACCCAGCGGATGTTCCGCCGCAAGAGCGGCTGAGCACCGGTCGGCCGCCGGTCCGGACCATGCGAGAATCAGATACGTGAGCGCGAAGATTCTCGACGGCAAGAACACGGCGGCCACCATCCGTTCCGAGCTCACCGCCCGGGTCAAGGCCCTGGGCGAGCGGGGCATCGTCCCGGGGCTGGGCACGGTCCTGGTCGGCGACGACCCCGGCAGCCATGCGTACGTCGCCGGCAAGCATCGCGACTGCGCCGAGGTCGGCGTCGAGTCCCTGCAGGTCGAGCTGCCCGCCACGGCTACCCAGGCCGAGGTCGAGGCGGCCGTCGCCCAGCTCAACGACGACCCCGCGTGTCACGGCTTCATCGTCCAGCTGCCACTGCCGAAGGGCCTGGACGACGAGCGGGTGCTGTCGGCCATCGACCCCGTCAAGGACGCCGACGGGCTGCACCCGCAGAACCTCGGCAAGCTGGTGCTCATGCAGCCGGCGCCGCTGCCCTGCACCCCGCGCGGCTGCCTCGAGCTGCTGCGCCGCTACGACGTCCCCACCGACGGCGCCGAGATGGTGGTCGTCGGGCGCGGGGTCACCGCGGGCCGCCCGATGGGCCTGCTGTTCTCGCGTCGCAGCGAGAACGCCACCGTCACCATCTGCCACACCGGCACCCGCGACCTCGCCGCCACCGTGCGGCGCGCCGACATCGTCATCGCCGCGGCCGGGGTGCCGGGGCTGCTCACTGCCGACATGGTCAAGCCGGGGGCGGCCGTCCTCGACGTCGGCATCACCCGCGTCGTCGGTCCTGACGGCAAGGGCCGCTACACCGGCGACGTCGCGCCCGAGGTGCGCGAAGTGGCCGGGTATCTCGCGCCGATGCCCGGCGGCATCGGCCCCATGACTCGTGCAATGCTGTTGGCCAACGTCGTGGAGGCGGCCGAGGCCGCCGTCCCCGCGTAGGCCGGACCACGCCCGGCGAGCGGACCGGCGGCATCGACGCCGGTTCGTTCTTCCCCTTGAGGAGGACCCATTTCATGGCC containing:
- a CDS encoding sigma factor-like helix-turn-helix DNA-binding protein gives rise to the protein MREPAEFDAFYDATSRRVLHQLYALTGDLGRARECTQEAYARAWRHWPAVTAATSPEAWVRGTAWRLASGRWRRGGRLAAAPPGTGSADLVAALLRLPEKQRYAIVVRYLAGAAVADIAAETGTSVATVENRLAKAHATLTRILPGDIAALTGGHRV
- a CDS encoding dihydrofolate reductase family protein; the protein is MGRIIVIENVSLDGVMQAPAAPQEDTRGGFAHGGWGAPYADEVAMREMSEGMAQGEQGGPLLFGRVTYQQFEGFWPKQTDGNPFTPVLNAATKYVVSSTLSEPLTWENSVLVRGGELAAVKEREPRDIGVLGSGELVQTLLRLDLVDRFVLSIHPLVLGDGARLFRDGAQLAAFDLVKSVPTTTGVIIATYDRAR
- the purN gene encoding phosphoribosylglycinamide formyltransferase, which codes for MTCRIVVLVSGTGSNLAALLDACADPSYGATVVAVGADRDGIRALDLAAEAGVPTFVERVKDHPERADWDRTLAERTAEHAPDLIVSAGFLKLVGPAFLSRFGDRYLNTHNALLPSFPGIHGPRDALAYGVKVTGATLFFVDEGVDTGPIVAQVAVPVHDDDTEDTLTERIKVAERAQLVDHVGRLAREGWTITERKVTIP
- a CDS encoding SH3 domain-containing protein → MSADEVVAAADHEIPDRRPIQVGPGDVVEVGERDTTWPAFVFVTTPSGSGWVPERQLSDDRPRATVLRHYDTQELPVSAGEALTVTADDPESGWSWCVNAAGRAGWVPHSALRRRATT
- a CDS encoding DUF5302 domain-containing protein; its protein translation is MAAKKSGGNDDLKAKMREALERKKSADHEHPDDQASGTGPSHEDAAKTQRMFRRKSG
- a CDS encoding bifunctional methylenetetrahydrofolate dehydrogenase/methenyltetrahydrofolate cyclohydrolase → MSAKILDGKNTAATIRSELTARVKALGERGIVPGLGTVLVGDDPGSHAYVAGKHRDCAEVGVESLQVELPATATQAEVEAAVAQLNDDPACHGFIVQLPLPKGLDDERVLSAIDPVKDADGLHPQNLGKLVLMQPAPLPCTPRGCLELLRRYDVPTDGAEMVVVGRGVTAGRPMGLLFSRRSENATVTICHTGTRDLAATVRRADIVIAAAGVPGLLTADMVKPGAAVLDVGITRVVGPDGKGRYTGDVAPEVREVAGYLAPMPGGIGPMTRAMLLANVVEAAEAAVPA
- the kynU gene encoding kynureninase, which gives rise to MERTDAEALDRDDPLARLRDRFDLPDGLIYLDGNSLGPLPRGVAERVGRLVGAEWRDDLITSWNAHGWYDLPATVGAKLERLLGAEPGTVTVGDSTSVQLFKLLVAGARLRPDRRVVVTEPGNFPTDSYVIDGVARLLGLSVRWWSASSEPLSDVLDDDVAVVSLCHVDYRLGRMHDGAAVTRAVHDAGAVVLWDLCHSAGAVAVDLAGWAADLAVGCGYKYLNGGPGAPAFGYVAPRWLGVVEQPITGWFGHATPFALERDYRPADGVRRLLSGTTPVIGTAVLDTALDAFDGVAMADVRRKSLALTDLFLTLAAERLASFGVEAEVPRDHAARGSQLCLRLPEAYGFVQALVARRVVGDFREPDLARFGVAPLYTRFADVYDAVEHMAAVLAAGEHRRPENVARAAVT
- a CDS encoding DUF6350 family protein encodes the protein MADLLTRPLLRRDEPAWGSRVPWLAAIVATAWALLAGFALCVLPGVAVWIAEGAVGPLGDPLRFASQAWLTAHHAGLDVGGGSFTLAPLGLTLLFVLLLHRSARWAAHSAGVATSRGAVAVVVPAVVTYVVGAGIIAALSTSHDVAGDPFEAVLWAALWSGAAVTTGVAHESGLLADWWWRVPPLMRAALAGAGVAVAGLVGVGAVLMGVSLVAHTGRIGDLATALDAGPLGATLLIVGCALLVPNLVVWSAAFALGPGFAVGTATSVAPDGVTLGLVPAVPVFGALPSDLPGSLTWLVVAGPVLAGLLAGLMVHRRLGPVPEPGLDADFDADPGEDGGDDDGGVALGPALGVAAGAGAIAAVAMAVLALLSGGSAGAERLTALGPVPWEVAAATFGLVTVPALVVVLVLRFRRTPADAADEDEADEDEDEADDTEHTADGAAHAADADPVDRAATTGEGEPVPVREEEPPPPPPEN
- a CDS encoding SigE family RNA polymerase sigma factor, with product MAADSTDFDEFYNATHRRVLHQMYAMTGNLADAQECTQEAYARAWQRWKTVSQASSPEAWIRTVAWRIAASRWRKAKNGVTALVKHGVPDHSPSPDPDHVALVTALKQIPESQRQAIVLHHLVGMSVDDIAAETGAPSGTIKARLSRGRAALAHLLTDSGDAAGLPAGGEAS
- the purH gene encoding bifunctional phosphoribosylaminoimidazolecarboxamide formyltransferase/IMP cyclohydrolase, which encodes MSEARTPIRRALISVYDKTGLEELARGLHAAGVAIVSTGSTAARIAAAGVPVTAVEELTGFPECLDGRVKTLHPNVHAGLLADVRLENHRTQLDELGIEPFQLLVSNLYPFAQTVASGAGPDEVIEQIDIGGPSMVRGAAKNHANVAVVVDPARYGEVLAAVEAGGFTLGERQRLALQAFTHTATYDVHVASWLGSVVAPPADGTVFPEWAGGTWERSAVLRYGENPHQAAALYRSGFGAPGLAGAEQLHGKEMSYNNYVDADAAWRSAHDFAEPAVAIIKHANPCGIAVGADIADAHRKANATDPVSAYGGVIAANRPVTAEAAELIATIFTEVVVAPDFEPGALELLTQKKNVRLLRVAGSAAAPVETRSISGGLLMQQADRVDAPGDDPATWTLAAGSPADDATLADLAFAWRAVRSVKSNAILLASGGAAVGVGMGQVNRVDSARLAVTRAGDRAAGSVGASDAFFPFADGLQVLTDAGVRAIVQPGGSVRDEEVVAAAREAGVTMYFTGTRHFFH